One segment of Heterodontus francisci isolate sHetFra1 chromosome 28, sHetFra1.hap1, whole genome shotgun sequence DNA contains the following:
- the LOC137345146 gene encoding probable G-protein coupled receptor 139 yields MVRPAILQTKDLYYPLLAAFGVPANIMTIAILSRGNCGLSKCICVYMVAMATADLLVMIFNVVVYLIFNYHFPYSFLSYTAVCKFILYITFSNLDMSVWFTVSFTFDRFVSICCQEFKGKFCTRRTATAVIVTLSVLTYLKGVPMFFSYEAERIINNVHWGCQTTLDVYTLPAWSAYSWMQSVSVVLLPFTLMTLLNSLTVKRILLANRARRGLRGNVSESQNDPEMKNRRKSIILLFTISGSFIFLWLTAVGSFAATRLSNSVYYQGDYSNPPYIATETGYLLMYLSSCTNTCIYAATQRKFREELTNALKSPWTQIHKLIKNEKHF; encoded by the coding sequence CAAACATTATGACAATTGCCATTCTCTCCAGAGGAAAttgcggtctttccaaatgtatctgtgtctacatggtggccatggcaacagcagatctactggtcatgatCTTCAATGTAGTGGTGTATTTGATTTTCAATTATCACTTTCCATATTCCTTTCTGTCCTACACTGCCGTTTGCAAGTTCATCCTGTACATAACTTTTTCCAACCTGGATATGTCGGTGTGGTTCACTGTCTCGTTCACATTTGACCGATTTGTGTCAATATGCTGTCAGGAGTTTAAAGGGAAGTTTTGCACAAGGAGAACCGCGACAGCAGTTATAGTAACGCTCTCTGTCCTGACTTATTTGAAAGGTGTTCCTATGTTCTTTTCATATGAAGCTGAACGAATAATTAATAATGTGCATTGGGGCTGCCAGACAACGCTGGATGTTTATACATTACCCGCATGGTCGGCGTATAGTTGGATGCAGTCTGTCTCAGTCGTATTGCTTCCTTTTACTCTCATGACATTGTTAAATTCTTTGACCGTCAAACGCATTTTACTGGCCAATAGAGCTCGCAGGGGACTCCGCGGtaatgtcagtgagagtcagaatgatccagagatgaaaaaccgaaggaaatccattattttacttTTCACGATATCAGGCAGTTTTATATTCTTATGGCTAACAGCTGTTGGGAGCTTTGCAGCCACCAGGCTGTCAAACAGCGTTTATTACCAAGGTGATTACTCAAACCCTCCATATATCGCCACTGAAACTGGATATTTGCTCATGTATTTGAGTTCCTGTACAAACACATGTATTTATGCAGCCacccagaggaaattcagagaagaACTGACGAATGCGTTGAAATCTCCTTGGACACAAATTCACAAATTGATAAAAAATGAGAAACACTTTTAG